The bacterium genome segment CACCGTTCGGCGCAGTAACCGTTATGCCGACACTCGGTACCGTAATGCTGAAATTGGCATTGCTCTCGTCATAAACGGTCGGTGCGGATACGCTTGTTACTCTTACTTTATAATCCGTTCCTGCCGTTTGACCTGTCGGAACGTTCCAATTGTATGACCCGCTGTTTGCTACGTCACTTGCTATTGTGCTGTTTAACACGCCGCCTTTGTATAGGGCTATGTTTACGTTCCCCGTTATTCCGGAACTTGTCCACGTTAAGTTGTGCGCGCTGCCTACAAGCCAGCTCTCCCCGCCATTCGGGGCGCTAACTGTTATACTCGTTGTCGGCACGATAATACTGAAATTGGCATTGCTCTGGTCGGTTATAGCGATGTTTGATGCGCTTGTTATCTTTATTTTATAATCCGTTCCTACTAATTGTGCTGCAGGTATAGTCCAGTTGTATGTTCCCGTATTGGCAGTGCTGCTTATTATGGTCATCTTGAATGCGCCTGCTTTGTATAGTTCGATTTTAATATTTCCCGTTACTCCGGCGCTTGTCCATGTTATTGGATAAACGTTACCTCTGCCCCAGCTTTCCCCGCCGTTTGGTGAAGTAACCGTTATGCCTGCTCCTGCAACCGTGAAATTAGCGTTGCTCTCGTCATAAACGGCCGCATTCGTATAACTTATTACTCTTACTTTATAATCCGTTCCCATCGCCTGGGTTGTCGGTATTGCCCAATTATATGTCCCGGTATTGGAAACGCAATTCGTTATTATGCTCTTGTAAACTCCACCTTTATATAGATGTATCCTTACGTAACCGCTCAACCCTGAACTTGTCCATGTTATGGGATTTGTCGTTCCGCCAAACCAACTCTCTCCGCCATTTGGTGTGCTGACGGTTATTGTCGGCGCTGCAACCGTGAAATTGGCGTTGCTCTCATCCCAGATGGTTGGCGCGGATACGCTTGAAATCTTTACTTTATAATCCGTTCCTACTGCCTGGGTTCCTACTGCCCAGTTGTACGTCCCGGTGTTGGAAGTGCTGCTTATTATAGTCTTATTAAGCACTCCGCCTTTGTACAATTCTATCTTGATGTAACCCGTTATTCCGGCGCTTGTCCATGTTATAGGATTAGTGCTTCCCGTTGTCCAGCTCTCCCCGCCGTTTGGTGAAGTCAAAACCAGGTTCTGTACGGTAATATTAAAATTGTTGTCACTTTCATCCCAGAGAGAAGGTGTATTTATGCTTGTTACACGCACCTTATAATCCGAACCTATTGCTTGTCCCCCGGGAATATTCCAGTTATAAGTCCCGTTATTGCTTACGTTGCTTGCTATTGTGCTGTTGAGTACGCCGCCTTTATATAAGTCTATATTTACGTTCCCGACTACTCCGGCGCTTGTCCATTTTATGCTGTAGTAATTGCTGCCAACCCAGTTTTCTCCGCCATTTGGTGCTGTAACTGTGATGTTCGGCACCGTAATGGTAAAATTGTTATCGCTTTCGTCATATATGGTTGGAGCAGATCCCCTTATTACTCTTACTTTATAATCCGTTCCCGTTGCCTGTCCCGTTGGAACTGTCCAATCATATGACCCGGTATTGGCTGTGCCACTTACTATAGTGCTGTTGAAAACTCCACCTTTATATAAGTCTATATTTAAATTGTCGGTCGCTCCGCAGGACCATCTTATCGTATAAACATTGTCCTTGATTAATTTTTCCCCGCCGTTTGGTGTAGTAACTACAACCGCAGAAGATGGCTGGTAGTTCGCATCAATAGGTGCTCCCGGGAAAGCTGCGCCGTTAGCATACGATATCTTGAAATAACCGCCTTGTCCCCAGCTTGTGCCCCATGAGTTTCTTGCTATCCAGCATGAATTCGCATCGTCCCATCCGATAAGCACGATTGCATGATACCCCATAAAACCGCCGTAATCATATGTGTATATACCATTTTCATAATTGTAGAAATCTTCATAAACTTCCATAGTAACCGAAAGGGGATTTTCTAATAATACGGTCTTTAGATTTGCTCCTGAAACACTACTGTAACTGCTGATTTTCTTTACCTGGGTTGCCCAATCCGTACATCTGCTGCATCCGTCGTCGGAAGCAGTATAAGGGTCGCAGGCTTCCGTAGGAATACCGGTGCTCTGGATAAAACTAAATGCCTTGATTGGTTGTCCCCCGCCGCAACTTCCGGCGCCCGAACACGTAACTAATGTCTGCTCGGATAAATTGTAATCTAAATCGGGATTGTTTTCCGCTATGTTTATTAATGCTTCTACTACACCTACTGCGGAAAATGCCCAACAACTTCCACAACTCTTTTGGTCCCTTATTGGAGGCATCCAGTTAATTCCGTCTTTATTTCTCCAGTCGAAAGCGGCAGGAATATCCGCCTTTAATACTTTCACTTGTTTCTCCGGTATTTGTTCCGTAGAAGGTATAGTTCCAAGATAAGCTTTCTTTTCTTCCAGCGTCATCTTTGAAAATTGGTTCTCTCCTGCTGTCCATTTTGCGCCTTTCTGTTTAAGAAACGTATTCAAATTAACAACGTTTACTTTCCCGGTTGCATCCTTAATCGTATCAACCGCAAAAAGATTAGCCGCAAAGAGTAAAACAAAACCTCCTATTGCGCCTCTTGCCATACTTCTGAAACTTTTCTTAATCATACCTTCCCCCC includes the following:
- a CDS encoding Ser-Thr-rich GPI-anchored membrane family protein, which gives rise to MIKKSFRSMARGAIGGFVLLFAANLFAVDTIKDATGKVNVVNLNTFLKQKGAKWTAGENQFSKMTLEEKKAYLGTIPSTEQIPEKQVKVLKADIPAAFDWRNKDGINWMPPIRDQKSCGSCWAFSAVGVVEALINIAENNPDLDYNLSEQTLVTCSGAGSCGGGQPIKAFSFIQSTGIPTEACDPYTASDDGCSRCTDWATQVKKISSYSSVSGANLKTVLLENPLSVTMEVYEDFYNYENGIYTYDYGGFMGYHAIVLIGWDDANSCWIARNSWGTSWGQGGYFKISYANGAAFPGAPIDANYQPSSAVVVTTPNGGEKLIKDNVYTIRWSCGATDNLNIDLYKGGVFNSTIVSGTANTGSYDWTVPTGQATGTDYKVRVIRGSAPTIYDESDNNFTITVPNITVTAPNGGENWVGSNYYSIKWTSAGVVGNVNIDLYKGGVLNSTIASNVSNNGTYNWNIPGGQAIGSDYKVRVTSINTPSLWDESDNNFNITVQNLVLTSPNGGESWTTGSTNPITWTSAGITGYIKIELYKGGVLNKTIISSTSNTGTYNWAVGTQAVGTDYKVKISSVSAPTIWDESNANFTVAAPTITVSTPNGGESWFGGTTNPITWTSSGLSGYVRIHLYKGGVYKSIITNCVSNTGTYNWAIPTTQAMGTDYKVRVISYTNAAVYDESNANFTVAGAGITVTSPNGGESWGRGNVYPITWTSAGVTGNIKIELYKAGAFKMTIISSTANTGTYNWTIPAAQLVGTDYKIKITSASNIAITDQSNANFSIIVPTTSITVSAPNGGESWLVGSAHNLTWTSSGITGNVNIALYKGGVLNSTIASDVANSGSYNWNVPTGQTAGTDYKVRVTSVSAPTVYDESNANFSITVPSVGITVTAPNGGESWAVSTTNSVTWVSSGVTGNVNIDLYKGGVLNGAIASNISNSGTYSWAISGSQATGTDYKVRVTSVSDTSVKDESNSNFSITKPNVVVTSPNGGESWLAGSSHNVTWTSSGVSGNVNIDLYKSGVFSSTLASGVSNSGTYSWAISASQTIGTDYKVRVVGVSDTSVWDESNANFGITVSGTGITVTAQNGGEVMVANTPDTVTWTSSGITGTVKIELYKAGAFNKTIASSATNSGSYVWTIASAQAPGTDYKIKITSTTNISISDMSDNNFSIVAPSITVTSPNGGESWGKGTVHNITWVSAGVSGNVIIDLYKNGSYNLRIASNTANAGTYSWTVPTGQTIATDYKVKITSYSSSTINDMSNANFSIVSVKSLKDYVVKEYKLFPAYPNPATSRITLCYQLPAKSNVSLKIYDKGGRLVKTLISGEKASGYYEMDWDKKDNTGKVLPSGVYLYRIKTETYSESKKIIL